Part of the Longimicrobiaceae bacterium genome, GCGGCCGCCCTCGCGGATCGCGAAGCGAAGCTCCTTCTCCATCGCGATCGGCGTGATCAGCTCCACCACCATCTGCACGTTGTCGCCCGGCATCACCATCTCCACGCCCTCGGGCAGCGCGGCCGACCCGGTCACGTCCGTCGTGCGGAAGTAGAACTGC contains:
- the tuf gene encoding elongation factor Tu (EF-Tu; promotes GTP-dependent binding of aminoacyl-tRNA to the A-site of ribosomes during protein biosynthesis; when the tRNA anticodon matches the mRNA codon, GTP hydrolysis results; the inactive EF-Tu-GDP leaves the ribosome and release of GDP is promoted by elongation factor Ts; many prokaryotes have two copies of the gene encoding EF-Tu); protein product: QFYFRTTDVTGSAALPEGVEMVMPGDNVQMVVELITPIAMEKELRFAIREGGRTVGAGVVTEIVE